The following coding sequences are from one Humulus lupulus chromosome X, drHumLupu1.1, whole genome shotgun sequence window:
- the LOC133807424 gene encoding vacuolar protein sorting-associated protein 45 homolog produces MVLVSAARDYVNRMLQDISGMKVLILDSHTVSIVSVVYSQSELLQKEVFLVELIESISMSKESMSHLKAIYFLRPTSENIQQLRRQLATPRFGEYHLFFSNMLKDTQIHILADSDELEVVQQVQEFYVDFVALDPYHFTLNIPANHTYMLPAVVDPGNLQHFCDRVVDSIAAVFLALKRRPVIRYQRTSDAAKRIAHETSKLMYQQESGLFDFRRTEISPLLLVLDRRDDPVTPLLNQWTYQAMVHELIGIQDNKVDLRAVDKLPKDQQEVVLSSEQDSFFKSNMYENFGDIGMNIKRLVDEFQQVSKSNQNIQTIEDMAKFVDNYPEYRKMHGNVSKHVTLVTEMSRIVEERKLMLVSQTEQELACNGGQGAAFEAVTSLLNNENVSDFDCLRLVMLYALRYEKESPVQLMQLFTKLSSRSPKYKPGLVQFLLKQAGVDKRTGDLFGNRDLLNIARNMARGLKGVENVYTQHQPLLFQTMENITKGRLRDMDYPCVGNHFQQGRPQDVIIFIVGGTTYEESRVVALQNATNSGTRFILGGSVVLNSKRFLKDLEEAQRIARTSTSMV; encoded by the exons ATGGTGCTGGTTTCCGCCGCCCGCGATTACGTCAATCGGATGCTTCAGGACATCTCCGGCATGAAAGTTCTCATCCTCGATTCTCACACC GTTAGTATAGTGAGTGTTGTGTATTCACAGTCTGAGCTTCTTCAGAAAGAGGTCTTCTTGGTAGAGTTGATAGAATCTATTTCAATGTCAAAAGAGTCCATGTCACATCTCAAAGCCATTTACTTCCTCCGACCCACCTCAGAAAATATCCAGCAGTTGCGGCGCCAGTTGGCTACTCCAAGATTTGGAGAGTACCACCTAT TTTTCTCCAACATGTTGAAGGATACTCAAATTCATATCTTAGCTGACTCAGATGAACTAGAAGTTGTCCAGCAAGTTCAG GAGTTCTACGTGGATTTCGTTGCACTTGATCCTTACCATTTCACTCTGAACATTCCAGCAAATCACACTTACATGCTTCCAGCTGTTGTGGACCCTGGAAATTTGCAGCATTTCTGTGACCGAGTTGTTGACAGTATTGCAGCAGTTTTTCTGGCTTTAAAACGGAGACCTGTTATTCGATATCAAAGGACATCTGATGCTGCCAAAAGGATTGCACATGAAACATCT AAGTTGATGTACCAGCAGGAAAGTGGTCTTTTTGATTTCAGAAGGACAGAAATTTCTCCTTTGTTATTGGTGCTTGATAGAAGAGATGACCCTGTAACACCATTGTTGAATCAATGGACGTATCAG GCTATGGTTCATGAGTTGATTGGTATTCAAGATAATAAAGTGGACTTAAGAGCCGTGGACAAACTTCCTAAGGATCAACAG GAGGTTGTGCTGTCATCAGAACAAGATTCATTTTTTAAATCTAACATGTATGAAAATTTTGGAGACATTGGGATGAACATTAAACGATTGGTGGATGAATTTCAACAAGTTTCAAAAAGTAACCAGAATATTCAGACAATAG AGGACATGGCCAAATTTGTTGACAATTACCCCGAGTACAGGAAAATGCATGGAAATGTTTCAAAGCATGTGACATTGGTCACTGAAATGAGCAGGATAGTTGAAGAGCGAAAACTCATGTTAGTTTCGCAAACTGAACAGGAGTTGGCTTGCAATGGTGGACAAGGGGCAGCTTTCGAG GCAGTAACAAGTcttttaaacaatgaaaatgtGTCTGATTTTGACTGCCTACGCCTTGTGATGCTGTACGCATTGCGGTATGAGAAGGAAAGCCCCGTTCAACTGATGCAGCTTTTTACCAAACTGTCTTCTCGGTCTCCAAAATACAAGCCTGGG CTTGTCCAGTTTCTCTTGAAGCAAGCCGGTGTTGATAAGCGAACTGGGGATCTTTTTGGAAATCGGGATCTTTTGAACATTGCTCGTAACATGGCTCGTGGATTAAAG GGAGTTGAAAATGTCTACACACAACACCAGCCTCTTCTCTTTCAAACTATGGAAAACATTACTAAGGGACGGTTGAGAGACATGGACTATCCATGTGTTGGAAATCATTTTCAACAGGGCAG ACCGCAGGATGTAATCATTTTCATTGTTGGTGGGACAACGTACGAGGAATCTCGTGTTGTTGCTTTACAAAATGCCACCAATTCTGGAACTCGCTTCATACTTGGCGGTTCTGTGGTTCTCAATTCAAAGAG GTTTCTTAAGGACTTGGAAGAAGCTCAGAGGATAGCTCGTACTAGTACCTCCATGGTATGA